In Patescibacteria group bacterium, the following are encoded in one genomic region:
- a CDS encoding type II toxin-antitoxin system mRNA interferase toxin, RelE/StbE family codes for MIIRYSSKFLREYKKLPRTVKLKAEKQEKVFRNDPFEPSLHTHKLQGRLKDFWSFRIDGSHRILFELPNNNKNVVWFHSVGDHAI; via the coding sequence ATGATCATTCGTTATTCTTCGAAGTTTCTTCGGGAGTATAAAAAACTTCCCCGTACCGTTAAACTGAAAGCAGAAAAACAAGAAAAAGTTTTTCGCAATGATCCGTTCGAACCGTCTCTCCATACCCACAAATTACAAGGCCGCCTTAAAGACTTTTGGTCTTTTCGTATTGACGGATCACACCGTATATTATTTGAACTGCCGAACAATAACAAGAATGTGGTTTGGTTTCATTCGGTTGGCGATCACGCTATTT